Proteins from a genomic interval of Zingiber officinale cultivar Zhangliang chromosome 2A, Zo_v1.1, whole genome shotgun sequence:
- the LOC122040019 gene encoding myb-related protein 306-like, translating into MNRSSLDFDNIVGVKKGPWTPEEDLILFAYVQEHGPGNWRSVPANSGLMRCSKSCRLRWTNYLRPGIKRGNFTEQEDKVIVHLQALLGNRWAAIASYLPERTDNDIKNHWNTNLKKSKRPREAEGGEGRGQWERCLQTDLHKAKKALCEALAMEATAVAPQDHSGRGSSTSDADASASPSPSPAAEKGVCPEVEWGSGICQLKPTPIILFESWLFDDSLDGVEMS; encoded by the exons ATGAACAGATCATCGCTGGATTTTGATAATATTGTCGGCGTCAAAAAGGGTCCTTGGACTCCGGAGGAGGATCTGATCCTCTTCGCCTACGTCCAAGAACATGGCCCTGGAAACTGGAGATCGGTGCCTGCCAACTCTG GGTTGATGAGGTGCAGCAAGAGCTGCAGGCTGCGGTGGACGAACTATCTGAGGCCTGGAATCAAGCGAGGCAATTTCACCGAACAGGAGGACAAGGTCATAGTGCATCTCCAAGCTCTGTTGGGGAATAGGTGGGCGGCGATAGCTTCGTACCTTCCGGAGAGGACGGACAACGACATTAAGAACCACTGGAACACCAACCTGAAGAAGAGCAAGAGGCCGAGGGAGGCGGAGGGCGGCGAGGGGAGGGGGCAGTGGGAGCGCTGCCTGCAGACGGACCTCCACAAGGCCAAGAAGGCCCTGTGCGAGGCGCTGGCGATGGAGGCGACTGCGGTGGCGCCGCAGGATCACAGCGGCAGAGGGAGCAGTACTTCCGACGCCGACGCCTCCGCCTCGCCATCGCCATCGCCGGCAGCGGAGAAGGGTGTTTGCCCGGAGGTGGAGTGGGGGAGCGGGATCTGCCAGCTGAAGCCGACGCCCATCATCCTGTTCGAGTCGTGGCTGTTCGACGATAGTTTGGATGGCGTCGAAATGTCGTAG